A window of Streptomyces sp. NBC_01224 genomic DNA:
TCGCCGGAACGGAAGCCCCCGCCGTTGTCCAGGAGATCGCCGCCGAGGCCGGCCTGGGCAGTGACGCGATCGCCCTGGCGCTCGTACTGCACCAGCCGTGGGCCGGTGTGGTGCTCTCCGGTGCGGCGACCGTCAACCAGCTCGCCGGAAACCTGCACGCGGCTGTTGTCGACCTCGACGAGGAGCGGCGCGCCGGGCTCGACGCGCTCGTGGAGGAGCCGGAGGCGTACTGGCGTCATCGCGCCGGGCTGCCGTGGAGCTGAGCGGGCGCGCCCGGCGCCGGTGAAGCGGCGCTGATCCACCTGTCACATCTACGAGATCCGGTTCGTCATCGCATTGGCGGAACACTACGGAGGAATGTGACTGTGGACGGAATCGAGTTCCTGGCAGAACGCTTCGAGGAGAACCGGACTCAGCTGAAGGCCGTGGCCTACCGGATGCTCGGCTCGGCGAGCGAGGCGGAGGATGCGGTCCAGGAAGCCTGGATCCGGCTCAGCCGCTCCGACAGCCGGGCGATCGAGAACCTGGGCGGCTGGCTGACGACGGTCGTCGGGCGGGTGTGTCTGGACATGCTCCGCTCACGCCGCTCCCGCCGCGAGGATCCCCTCGACACACGGGCACCCGAGGCACACGCCTCCGAACCGGCGTTCGGCACTCAGCCGGATGCCGATCCCGAGCAGCAGGCCCTGTTGGCCGACTCGGTCGGTCTCGCGATGCTGGTCGTCCTCGAAACGCTCGACCCCGCCGAGCGGCTCGCCTTCGTACTGCACGACATGTTCGCCGTGCCCTTCGACGAGGTCGCCCGCATCGTGGACCGCACCCCGGCCGCGGCCCGGCAGCTCGCCAGCCGGGCCCGTCGCCGGGTGCAGGGGGTGGACCCGGATCCGGATCCCGATCTCACCCGCAAGCGCGCGGTTGTCGACGCCTTCCTGGCCGCCGCCCGCGGCGGTGACTTCGAGGCCCTCGTCGCCGTGCTCGACCCGGACGTGGTGGCGCGCTCCGACATCGGCGCCGGTGGTGTCGGTGCGCCGTCCCTGGTGCGGGGCGCCCCGGTCGTGGCCCGTCAGGCGATGATGTTCGCGCCGTTCGCCCAGTCGTCGCAGCCGGCACTGGTCGACGGGAACCTGGCCGTCATCTCCACGCGCGAGGGCCGGCGGTTCTCGGTCATGATCTTCACGATCGCGCGGGGGAAGGTCGCCGAGATGTCCGTGATCAACGATCCGGCCCGCCTCCCCGACCTGGATCTGACCGTCCTCAACGACTGACCCTGGGCGGGCGGCCGTACTGCGCGCTCAAGTTCCGCCGCCCCGGCGGCCGTCCGCCCACTCGGCCAGCCTCTCGAAATCGGCCGGCCGCAGTCCGATCCGCGGGTCGATCCACATCAGCAACGTCTCGGTCGCCCCCTGTCCCGCGATCCACTCCCGGTCCTGCTCGGCGATCTCGTCGTCGACCCAGGCGAACGGCCGGCCGGCCGCGTACTCCACGATGTACTGCGTCTTCCAGTACGTACCGTCCGGTGCGCCGCCAAGCATCGACGGCCAGTCGATGTACGGCAGCGGGGGCAGCCCGAGCCGCGGCCCGATCCACTCGTTGGCCTCGTCCTTCCAGGTCGTCGCCCAGACCAGTTCGTAACGGCCGGCGAGGGCCAGCAGCGCCTGGCCGTGCTCCGGGTTGAGCAGGACGGGCAGCGGCATCCCGTAGTCCCACCCCGTCGGCCGCATCAGATGCAGCGCATAGCCGACCGGGACCCGGCGGCGCATCAGTGCCGCGTACGGATTGAGCGGACCGTCGATGTCGATCAGCAGCAGCGGCTTCATGCCGACATCGTCCTCTCTCCCGTCCGCGGAGCCAGAGCGTCCGATGAGACATTCTTGTCTCATATGGTTTATCGTTGTCTCATGACTCTCGACCGTGAGCAGGTGCTGCGCAGCGCTGCCGCCCTGCTGACCCGTAAATCGACCGCCACCATGGACGAGGTCGCCAGAGCCGCAGGCATCGGACGCGCCACCCTGCACCGGCACTTCGCCGGACGGGACGCCCTGGTCAAAGCGTTGGAGAACCTGGGAATCCAGGAGTTCGAAGCCGCCCTGGACGCCGCCGCGCTCGACGAGGGGAGCTGCGAGGAGGCGCTGCGCCGACTCGTCGCGGCCGTCGAGCCGAGCGCCGGACTGCTCTCCTTCCTCGTCACCGAGAACCAGCTCTTCGAGGGCGACGAGGTGAACGAAGGCTGGAACCGGCTCGACGCCCGGGTCTCTGCCCTGTTCCGGCGCGGCCAGGAGCGCGGCGAGTTCCGCATCGACCTCACCCCCGCCTGGCTGACCGAGGCCCTCTACGGACTCGTCTCCAGCGGCGCCTGGGCCGTCCAGGTGGGCCGGGTCGCCGGGCAGGACTTCCAATACATGATCGTCGAGTTGCTGCTCGGCGGTGCACGCCGGAGCGTGGAGCAATGAGCAGTCTCGAACAGCATGCGGAAACCTCCCAAGAGCTGCGCAGCCCGGGGCGGTGGATCGCCCTGGCCGTCCTCGTCCTCGCTGTGCTGCTTGTGGCCGTGGACGCCACAGTCCTCGGCCTCGCCACCCCCTTCCTCACCGAGGACCTCAAGCCGTCCGGTACCCAGCTGCTCTGGATCGGCGACGTCTACTCCTTCGTCATCGCCGGGCTCCTCGTCTCCATGGGCAGCCTCGGTGACCGCATCGGCCGCAAGAAACTGCTGCTGACCGGTGCCGTCGCCTTCGGCGCGGTGTCCGTACTCAACGCCTACGCGAGCACGCCCGAGATGATGATCCTGGCGCGGGCGCTGCTCGGTGTCGCCGGTGCCACCCTGATGCCGTCCACGCTCGCCCTGATCCGCAACCTCTTCCACGATCCGCGCGAGCGCAGCCTCGCCATCGGTATCTGGGGAGCCATGGCCTCCGCGGGTGCGGCCGTCGGCCCCGTCGTCGGCGGCTTCCTCCTGGAGCACTTCTGGTGGGGCTCGGTCTTCCTGATCAACCTGCCGGTCATGGCCGTTCTCGTGGTCGTCGGCATCAAAATGATCCCCGAGTCGAAGAATCCGGCACCGGGCCCGTGGGACCTCGTCAGCGTGGCGCTCTCCTTCATCGGCATGATCGGAGTCGTATACGCCGTCAAGGAGCTGGCCGCGCACGGCGCGGGCTGGGAGGTCGCCGTCGCGGGCATCGGCGGCATGGCCGCGCTCTGCTGGTTCGTACGCAGACAACTCACGCTCCCCGCGCCCCTGCTGGACATGCGGCTCTTCCACCACCGGGGCTTCTCGGGTGCGGTCCTCGCCGATCTGCTGACCATCCTCGGCCTGTCCGGGCTCGTCTTCTTCCTCTCCCAGTTCCTGCAACTGGTACAGGGACGCGGGCCGCTGGAGGCCGGGCTCGCCGAACTGCCCGCGGCCGTCGGTGCGGTCACCGCGGGTCTGATCGCCGGCCTGGCGGCCCGGCGCTACTCGGTGCGGTCGGTGGTGTCCGGCGGTCTCGGGGCGATCGGCCTGGCGCTCGCCGCGGTCACCCTGATTCACAAGGAGACCGCCTATCCGCTGATCGGCGCGGTGCTGCTGGTCGTCGGCGTCGGTGCGGGCTTCGCCTTCACCGTCACCTCCGATGTGATTCTCTCCAGCGTCCCGAAGGAGCAGGCAGGCTCCGCGGGCGCGGTCTCCGAGACGGCGTACGAACTCGGTGCGGCCCTCGGCATCGCCCTGCTCGGCTCCATCGTCACCGGCGTCTACCAGGACTTCGCCACCCCGAAGGGCGTCCCGTCCGTCAACGCCGCAGCGGCCCATGAGTCGCTGGGCGGCGCCGTCGAAGCGGCCCACGGCCTTCCGGCGCAGCAGGCGGGCGCGCTGGTCTCCGCGGCACAGGAGTCGTTCGTCGACGGACTGCGGCTCGCGGCGGGGGCCGGCGCGACGGTCCTGCTGGCGACGGCCGTCGCCGCCTGGTTCCTGTTGCGCGGTCAGAAGCTGGAGGACGGCATCGTCCACCAGTAGCCGCCCGCGCCTTGGGCCGTACGAGTTGTCATGACATACGGAAGGGCCCGTACCCCACCAACCGGCGGTTTCTGGGGTACGGGCCCTTCCGTATGTCATGCGCCGCGCGTCAGCTCACGCGGCCTTGGCCTTCGTCGCATACATGTCGACGTACTCCTGACCCGACAGCCGCATCACCTCGGCCATCACGGAGTCGGTCACCGCCCGCAGCACATAGCGGTCGCGGTCCATGCCCTCGTAGCGGGAGAACTCCATCGGAGCGCCGAAACGGACCGTCACCTTGCCGGGACGGGGCACACCGGTGCCACCGGGCTGCAGCTTGTCCGTACCGATCATCGCGAACGGCACCACCGGCGCACCCGTCATCAGCGTCAGCCGGGCGATGCCCGTACGGCCCCGGTAGAGGCGGCCGTCGGGGGAGCGGGTGCCCTCCGGGTAGATGGCGAACGCCTTGCCCTCCTCCAGCACCCGACGGCCCGTCATCAGCGCCGCGACACCGCCGCGGCCGCCGTCCCGGTCCACCGGGATCATGCCGCAGCCCGTGAAGAACCAGGCCATCGCCCGGCCCTTGAGCCCCTTGCCCGTCACGTACTCGTCCTTGCCGATGTAGGAAACCTGCCGGTCGCAGCAGATCGGCATGATCATCGAGTCGATGAACGTCAGATGATTGCCCGCGAGGATCACCGGACCGTCCCCGGGAATGTTTTCCACACCCTCCACCTGGGGGCGGAACATCAGACGCAAGATCGGTCCGAGCACTGCCTTGATGAGTGCGTGTCGGGACAACGGTTCCTCCGGTGTAGTGGCCGGGCCGGCCGGGGCGCGGGATCGTGACGGTCCATGCAGGTGAGGACGATACTCGCGGGTACTCGCCCCTCGCACATCGGGTTCATCGAGCGGATACGCAGTGTTGACGTGTGTTTCCGCCAAGTTCGTCCAGGAGCTGCTCCTACGACGGTACGACTCCATACGCTCGGTCCTCGCCCGACAGGTGCGAGACATCACACGCGAGGAGCATTCATGACAGAGCGCGCACAGGCAGGTCCCGGCCGCAGAACCCTGCTGGGAGCGGGGGCCGCCGTACTGGGCACGGCCGCCCTCGGACTGGCCGGCGGACCGGCCGACGCCGCCGGGAACGCTGCCGGAAACGCCTCCGAGCGGTCCGGAGGCCACGGCGGGGGCCACGGCTTCCGCCTCGACCTGCCGGTGCCCACCGTCATAGGACACCGCGGCACCAGCGGCTACCGGCCCGAGCACACCCTCGGCTCCTACCAGCTGGCCCTCGACATGGGCGCGCACATCATCGAGCAGGACCTGGTGCCGACCAAGGACGGCCATCTCGTCTGCCGTCACGAGAACGACATCACCGCCACCACCGATGTCTCCGCCCACCCCGAGTTCGCGAGCCGCAGAACCACGAAGAAGGTCGACGGGGTCTCTCTCACCGGCTGGTTCACCGAGGACTTCACCCTCGCCGAGCTGAAGACGCTCCGCGCCAAGGAGCGCATCCCCGGCACCCGTCAGAAGAACACGCTCTACGACGGCCGCTGGGAGGTACCCACGTTCGAAGAGGTGCTCCAGTGGGCCGACCGCGAGGGCCGCAAGCGCGGCAAGCCGGTCTGGCTGTACGTCGAGACCAAGCACCCCACGTACTTCCGCGGCCTCGGCCTCGGACTCGAGGAGCCACTCGCCAAGCTGCTGCGCCGCTACAACCGCCACCGCAAGCAGTCGCCGCTCGTCCTCCAGTCCTTCGAGCCCGGCAGCATCCAGCGGCTGGCCGGACTCGTCGCCACCCCGCGCGTCGTACTGCTCTCCGGCGCGGGCGAGCGCCCCTGGGACTTCGTGACGTCCGGAGATCCGCGTACCGTCGCCGACCTGGTGAAGCCCGAGGGCCTGAAGTGGATGGCGTCCTTCGCACAGGGCATCGGACCCACTCTGGACCTGATCATTCCCAAGGACGCCTCGGGCCGGCTCACCGCACCGACCACCCTGGTGAAGGATGCGCACGCCCAGGGCCTGGTCCTCCACCCGTACACCATGCGCAACGAGAACTCCTTCCTCCCTGCCGACTTCCGACGCGGCACGGACCCCAACGCGTACGGTGACGCATTCGGCGCGTTCCAGGCCTACTTCGCGACGGGCATCGACGGGATCTTCTCCGACAATCCAGACACCGCTCTTCTCGCTGCGGCGGACTTCACCGCGAAGTGACACCGGCGTCAGCACCCGGCCGGGGCGTGCCCCGGTCGGGTGGTGCTCGCCGGCTACGGCAACCGGCCGTCGGCACAGGTGCGTCGGCCGGGGCATGACGCTTATCGATCTTGCCCCCATGGGGACCGCCGTCGGCCCTGCGGCGGTCGTCCATTCCCTGTATCCACTGGTGAGTGCCGAGGCCGCGGCCGAGGCGGCAGCCTCGGCAACGGGCGCGGCGATCGAAACCGCCGATCTCGAACAGGCCGTCTGGCTACGGCTGCTGGAGCGGCTCGCGCAGGACGGGCCGCCGGTGGACACGGCGCGCTGGGTGCGGGACGCCGTACGGGCGGAGGCCCGCAGGGCCCGCCGTACCGCCCGGCGCGAACGCCCTTACCGTGACGAGACCTCCGCGGATCCGGCCGGCTGCCCGGAGCGGATCGCCGTCGGCGCCGACGAACGCCGGGCGCTGCGTGCCGCGGTGGAACGGCTGCCCGGCCGGTGCGCCCGGCTGCTGGCGGCGATGCTCGCGCCCAGTGATCCCACCTACCGGGAAATCGCAGGGAAGTTGGGTATGTCACAGGGGAGTTTGGGTCCGATCCGTTCCCGATGCCTTGGATGTCTGCGCAGAATGCTCGCGGCGGAGGTTGTAGCTCCTGAACTGCGGGGAAAGGAGCGTTAGACAACCGGTGGATCAGGTGGGCGGAGGCATGCGCACATGGGCATGAGCGTGATCATCTCGGCAGCGGCGGCACAGGACGCCGAGCAGATCTTGAAACTTCAGTACCTCTGCTTCCAGAGCGAGGCGGAGCTGTACGGGAACTACCGGATCGACCCGCTCGTCCAGACCCTCGATTCGGTGCGCGCGGAGATCGCCACGAATCTGGTGTTCGTGGCGCGGCTGGGGGACGAAGTCGTCGGCTCGGTCCGTGGATCCACCGATCAGGACGGCACCGGTCAGATCGCGAGGCTCTGCGTCCACCCGCGGCTCCAGGGGCACGGGCTCGGCGCCCGGCTGCTGCGGGCCGCGGAGTCGGGACTCGTCGACGAGCGGTCGGCCACTCGCTTCCGGCTGCACACCGGCCATCGCAGCGAGGGCAATCTGCGGCTCTACCAGCGGGCGGGTTACGCCCTCGTGGGCAACGAGACCGGCCGGGACGGGGTCCGGATGATCCTGCTGGAGAAGGACGCGACCGCCCCCGCCTATGTGGCCAGCGCGTAGGGCCGGTTACGCATTCTCGCTCCGCCTACGCGTTTCTCGCCCGGCGCAGCCACATCATCCCGGTGATCGGCAGGATCACCGGGATGAACAGATAGCCCATACCGAAGTCGGACCAGACGGTGGCGTCCGCGAACGCCGAGGGCTCCACCATCGTCCAGGTCCCCACGACCAGCACACCCAGGAGCTCGGCGGCGCAGCACACCAGCGCCGACCTGCGTGCCTTCTCGCCGCCGCGCACCAGCGAGTACGTGATGAATCCGTACACGAGGGCGGCGACGGCCGACAGCGCATAGGCGAGCGGCGCCTTGTCGAAGTCCAGGATCATCTGGACGATCGAGCGGGAGGCCGCCGCGACGGTGAACACCCCGTAGAACCAGACCAGCACGCGGCCGGGACCGGTGCCGAGGTCGAAGGGCTGCTTCTCGCCGGTGGCCGCCGCGGGGGTGCGATCGGTGTCGGTCACGGTCAGTTTCCCCAGATGTCGTAGAGCCGAACTTCAAGGACGGCCAGCACGACCGCCCCCGCCGCCACCGTCACCGAACCCCATCGGGTCCGCTCGGTGAGCGACAGGAAACCGGCCGCGGGCACGGCGAGGAAGGCACCGATCAGATACGCGATGAAGATCGTCATGCCCTGCTCGGGCCGTTCGCCCCGGGACAGCTGCACGATGCCCACCACCAGCTGGGCCAGCGCCAGCAGGGAGACCACTGCCATCCCGATGAAGTGCCAGTCCTTGGTCGGCTGGTCCCGGTATGCGGCGAATCCGCACCAGGCGGCGAGGGCGAGCGCGGTCACGGCGACCGCGACCGTCAGGGCGTCAAGCATGAGGTGAGGGTATTACGGACCAAAAGGCCCCCTGCGTGCGCCCCCGTACCCGGAGGACATGGCCCGAGGACAAGGCCCTAGTGTCGATGCACATGAAGATCCATGCCGAAGCCCTGCTGTTCGACAACGACGGAACACTGCTCTCCTCGATCGAGTCGGTCTACCGCTGCTGGACCCGGTGGGCCCAGGAGTACGGGATCACGGCGGAGGACTTCCGGGGCATCGAACTGCACGGCCGGACGGCAGGCGAGATCATCGCCGAGCTGCTCCCCGTGGACCGGGTCGACGGGGCCCTGGCCCGTATAGAACAGCTGGAGGTCGAGGACGCCCCCGGCGGAGTCGTGATCCTGCCCGGCACCAAGGAACTGCTCGGTGCGCTGCCCGCGCACCGCTGGGCCGTCGTCACCTCCGCCACCCGACCGCTCGGCGAGGCCCGGCTGCGCGAGGTGGGGATCGACTTCCCCGTGATGATCGCCGCCGAGGACGTCACCCGGGGCAAGCCCGACCCCGAGCCCTATCTCCTGGCCGCCGAGCGCCTCGGGGTAGACCCGGCCCGCTGTGTGGTCTTCGAGGACGCCCCCGCCGGACTGCGGGCCGGACGGGCGGCAGGCATGAAGACCGTGGCCTTGGCCACAACGCACGACCGATCCGAGCTGGACGCGGATGTTGTCATCGATGACCTCTCCGCCGTATCGGTGCAGGTCACAGCCCAGGGCGTGGAAATCACGGCGGCCGGCTGAACCGGATCGCACCGCCATCCACGGCTGTCCGCTATTCGGACAGACGGACGGGGCGGAACGTTACGTCTGTTTTACTTGGGCCATGACCACGACGAGCAACCGCATCCTTGCGACCGAGGCGATCACGACGCCCGGTGCTCGTTGTATGTGTCGAATGCGCGCCTTCTGAGGGCCCCCGCCTGAGCCTCGCGCCCCGAAGCGAGACCGAGCCCGAGCCGTCCGCACCCGGCGGAACGAGCCTGCACGAGCACCGCTGTTCCGGCCACCGCCGCAGCCGGCCGTGCCGAGACCCCCGCTTGGAACGTCCGATCGAAACGTCCAAACAGTCTCATCAGACGAATGCCCCGTGCCCGGCGGACACCGCGCCGCGCACTCGACAGTGACGGAAACCCCTGTGATCACCACTTCGGGCCTCACGAAGGTCTACCAGTCGCGCGGCCGCGAGGTCACCGCCCTGGACGGCGTCGACCTGCACGTCCGCGAGGGCGAGGTGTACGGCGTCATCGGACAGAGCGGCGCCGGAAAATCCTCCCTCATCCGCTGCATCAACCTCCTGGAACGCCCCACCTCCGGCACCGTGACCGTGGCCGGCCAGGACCTCACCGCCCTCGCCGGCCGGGGCCGCCGGGCCGGCAAGGAGCTGCGCGAGGCGCGCAGCCGCATCGGTATGGTCTTCCAGCACTTCAACCTGCTGGCCTCGCGCAACGTCCAGGACAACGTCGAACTCCCGCTGGAGATCCTCGGCGTCTTCGGCAAGGACCGCTCCCGCAAGGCCCTCGAACTCCTCGACCTGGTCGGCCTCGCCGACAAGGCCAAGGCCTACCCCGGCCAGCTCTCGGGCGGGCAGAAGCAGCGCGTCGGCATCGCCCGCGCGCTCGCCGGAGACCCCAAGGTGCTGCTCTCCGACGAGGCGACCTCCGCCCTCGACCCCGAGACCACCCGCTCCGTCCTCCAGCTGTTGCGCGACCTCAACCAGCAGCTCGGCCTGACCGTTCTGCTCATCACGCACGAGATGGACGTCGTCAAGACGATCTGCGACTCGGCCGCGCTGATGCAGCAGGGGCGCATCGTCGAGTCGGGCACCGTCGGTGAACTGCTCGCCACCCCCGGCTCCGAACTGGCCCACGAGCTGTTCCCCGTCGGCGGTACGGCCTCCGGCCCCGATCGCACGGTCGTCGACGTCACGTTCCACGGGGAGGCCGCCACCCAGCCGGTGATCTCCCAGCTCTCCCGTACATACAACATCGACATCTCGATCCTGGGCGCCGCGATGGACACCGTCGGCGGCAACCAGATCGGCCGGATGCGCATCGAGCTGCCCGGCCGCTTCGAGGAGAACGTCGTCCCGATCGGCTTCCTGCGAGAGCAGGGCCTGCAGGCCGAGGTCGTGGAGCACGACGCCGCCTCCATCCCCGTACAGACTCCCGCCCCGCTCACCAAGGAGGTGGCGAAGTGACCTGGTCCGAAATGCAGCCGCTGCTCACCCAGGGAACCATCGACACCCTTTACATGGTGCTCTGGTCCGCGGTCGTCACTGTTCTCGTGGGGCTGCCGCTCGGCGTCCTGCTGGTCCTCACCGACAAGGGCGGACTGCTCCAGAACACCCCGGTGAACAAGGTCATCGGCGTGATCGTGAACATCGGCCGCTCGCTGCCGTTCATCATCCTGCTGATCGCCCTGATCCCCTTCACCACCTGGGTCGTCGGCACCTTCATCGGCCCGACCGCGATGATCGTGCCGCTCGCCGTCGGCGCCATCCCGTTCTTCGCACGGCTCGTCGAGACAGCCGTCCGCGAGGTCGACCACGGGCTCGTCGAGGCCGTCCAGTCGATGGGCGGATCCATCCCGACGATCGTGCGCAAGGTGCTGCTGCCGCAGGCACTGCCCTCGCTCATCTCCGGCGTCACCACCACCGTCATCGTGCTCATCGGCTACTCCGCGATGGCCGGTGCGGTCGGCGGCGAGGGGCTCGGCTCCAAGGCCGTGACCTACGGATTCCAGCGCTTCGACAACCAGTTCATGCTCATCACCGTCGCGCTGCTGATCGTCATCGTGACCGTGATCCAGCTGATCGGCGACGGAGCCGTACGCCTGCTGGCCCGCCGGGGCCGCACCACCACCTGAGACTTCCTCTCCACTCAAGCCCGAACTCCTTGTCCGGGCGCACCACCTTCACCACCAGAAAGAGGCACTTTTCGTGCGTAAGAACATCAAGATCACCGCAGCTGCCGCTGCCACCGCCGCCCTGGCCTTCGGCCTCACCGCCTGCGGCACGTCGTCCGACCCGGCCTCCAAGAGCGAGACCGGTGCCAAGGCCGACACCTCCAAGGCGCTCGTCGTCGCAGCGTCCCCGACGCCGCACGCCGACATCCTGAACTTCGTCAAGAAGAACCTGGCGGCCAAGGCGGGCCTCAAGCTGGAGGTCAAGGAGTTCACGGACTACGTCCTGCCGAACACCGCCACCGAGACCGGCCAGGTCGACGCGAACTTCTTCCAGCACGCGCCGTACCTCGACGACTTCAACAAGAAGAACAACACCCACCTCGTCTCCGTCGGCACCGTCCACCTGGAGCCCCTCGGCCTCTACTCCAAGAAGGTCAAGGCCATCGGTGACATCAAGTCCGGCCAGACCATCGCGGTGCCCAACGACACCACGAACGAGGGCCGGGCCCTCCAGCTGCTCGCCGAGAACGGTCTGATCACCCTCAAGTCCGGCGTCGGTACCGACGCCAAGCTGAGTGACATCACCGACAAGAAGGGCCTGGAGTTCAAGGAGCTGGAGGCCGCAACCGTGCCCCGCGCCCT
This region includes:
- a CDS encoding TetR/AcrR family transcriptional regulator, coding for MTLDREQVLRSAAALLTRKSTATMDEVARAAGIGRATLHRHFAGRDALVKALENLGIQEFEAALDAAALDEGSCEEALRRLVAAVEPSAGLLSFLVTENQLFEGDEVNEGWNRLDARVSALFRRGQERGEFRIDLTPAWLTEALYGLVSSGAWAVQVGRVAGQDFQYMIVELLLGGARRSVEQ
- a CDS encoding glycerophosphodiester phosphodiesterase; translation: MTERAQAGPGRRTLLGAGAAVLGTAALGLAGGPADAAGNAAGNASERSGGHGGGHGFRLDLPVPTVIGHRGTSGYRPEHTLGSYQLALDMGAHIIEQDLVPTKDGHLVCRHENDITATTDVSAHPEFASRRTTKKVDGVSLTGWFTEDFTLAELKTLRAKERIPGTRQKNTLYDGRWEVPTFEEVLQWADREGRKRGKPVWLYVETKHPTYFRGLGLGLEEPLAKLLRRYNRHRKQSPLVLQSFEPGSIQRLAGLVATPRVVLLSGAGERPWDFVTSGDPRTVADLVKPEGLKWMASFAQGIGPTLDLIIPKDASGRLTAPTTLVKDAHAQGLVLHPYTMRNENSFLPADFRRGTDPNAYGDAFGAFQAYFATGIDGIFSDNPDTALLAAADFTAK
- a CDS encoding sigma-70 family RNA polymerase sigma factor, which codes for MDGIEFLAERFEENRTQLKAVAYRMLGSASEAEDAVQEAWIRLSRSDSRAIENLGGWLTTVVGRVCLDMLRSRRSRREDPLDTRAPEAHASEPAFGTQPDADPEQQALLADSVGLAMLVVLETLDPAERLAFVLHDMFAVPFDEVARIVDRTPAAARQLASRARRRVQGVDPDPDPDLTRKRAVVDAFLAAARGGDFEALVAVLDPDVVARSDIGAGGVGAPSLVRGAPVVARQAMMFAPFAQSSQPALVDGNLAVISTREGRRFSVMIFTIARGKVAEMSVINDPARLPDLDLTVLND
- a CDS encoding lysophospholipid acyltransferase family protein — translated: MSRHALIKAVLGPILRLMFRPQVEGVENIPGDGPVILAGNHLTFIDSMIMPICCDRQVSYIGKDEYVTGKGLKGRAMAWFFTGCGMIPVDRDGGRGGVAALMTGRRVLEEGKAFAIYPEGTRSPDGRLYRGRTGIARLTLMTGAPVVPFAMIGTDKLQPGGTGVPRPGKVTVRFGAPMEFSRYEGMDRDRYVLRAVTDSVMAEVMRLSGQEYVDMYATKAKAA
- a CDS encoding sigma-70 family RNA polymerase sigma factor, which produces MTLIDLAPMGTAVGPAAVVHSLYPLVSAEAAAEAAASATGAAIETADLEQAVWLRLLERLAQDGPPVDTARWVRDAVRAEARRARRTARRERPYRDETSADPAGCPERIAVGADERRALRAAVERLPGRCARLLAAMLAPSDPTYREIAGKLGMSQGSLGPIRSRCLGCLRRMLAAEVVAPELRGKER
- a CDS encoding MFS transporter, encoding MSSLEQHAETSQELRSPGRWIALAVLVLAVLLVAVDATVLGLATPFLTEDLKPSGTQLLWIGDVYSFVIAGLLVSMGSLGDRIGRKKLLLTGAVAFGAVSVLNAYASTPEMMILARALLGVAGATLMPSTLALIRNLFHDPRERSLAIGIWGAMASAGAAVGPVVGGFLLEHFWWGSVFLINLPVMAVLVVVGIKMIPESKNPAPGPWDLVSVALSFIGMIGVVYAVKELAAHGAGWEVAVAGIGGMAALCWFVRRQLTLPAPLLDMRLFHHRGFSGAVLADLLTILGLSGLVFFLSQFLQLVQGRGPLEAGLAELPAAVGAVTAGLIAGLAARRYSVRSVVSGGLGAIGLALAAVTLIHKETAYPLIGAVLLVVGVGAGFAFTVTSDVILSSVPKEQAGSAGAVSETAYELGAALGIALLGSIVTGVYQDFATPKGVPSVNAAAAHESLGGAVEAAHGLPAQQAGALVSAAQESFVDGLRLAAGAGATVLLATAVAAWFLLRGQKLEDGIVHQ
- a CDS encoding methionine ABC transporter permease — translated: MTWSEMQPLLTQGTIDTLYMVLWSAVVTVLVGLPLGVLLVLTDKGGLLQNTPVNKVIGVIVNIGRSLPFIILLIALIPFTTWVVGTFIGPTAMIVPLAVGAIPFFARLVETAVREVDHGLVEAVQSMGGSIPTIVRKVLLPQALPSLISGVTTTVIVLIGYSAMAGAVGGEGLGSKAVTYGFQRFDNQFMLITVALLIVIVTVIQLIGDGAVRLLARRGRTTT
- a CDS encoding HAD family hydrolase — encoded protein: MKIHAEALLFDNDGTLLSSIESVYRCWTRWAQEYGITAEDFRGIELHGRTAGEIIAELLPVDRVDGALARIEQLEVEDAPGGVVILPGTKELLGALPAHRWAVVTSATRPLGEARLREVGIDFPVMIAAEDVTRGKPDPEPYLLAAERLGVDPARCVVFEDAPAGLRAGRAAGMKTVALATTHDRSELDADVVIDDLSAVSVQVTAQGVEITAAG
- a CDS encoding MetQ/NlpA family ABC transporter substrate-binding protein gives rise to the protein MRKNIKITAAAAATAALAFGLTACGTSSDPASKSETGAKADTSKALVVAASPTPHADILNFVKKNLAAKAGLKLEVKEFTDYVLPNTATETGQVDANFFQHAPYLDDFNKKNNTHLVSVGTVHLEPLGLYSKKVKAIGDIKSGQTIAVPNDTTNEGRALQLLAENGLITLKSGVGTDAKLSDITDKKGLEFKELEAATVPRALNDVDAAVINGNYAIEAKLKPAKDSLALEKADGNPYANIIAVKKGNEKDARVQKLVKLLHSDEVKKFIEDTYQGSVIPAFGTAAKS
- a CDS encoding methionine ABC transporter ATP-binding protein; protein product: MITTSGLTKVYQSRGREVTALDGVDLHVREGEVYGVIGQSGAGKSSLIRCINLLERPTSGTVTVAGQDLTALAGRGRRAGKELREARSRIGMVFQHFNLLASRNVQDNVELPLEILGVFGKDRSRKALELLDLVGLADKAKAYPGQLSGGQKQRVGIARALAGDPKVLLSDEATSALDPETTRSVLQLLRDLNQQLGLTVLLITHEMDVVKTICDSAALMQQGRIVESGTVGELLATPGSELAHELFPVGGTASGPDRTVVDVTFHGEAATQPVISQLSRTYNIDISILGAAMDTVGGNQIGRMRIELPGRFEENVVPIGFLREQGLQAEVVEHDAASIPVQTPAPLTKEVAK
- a CDS encoding GNAT family N-acetyltransferase, producing the protein MGMSVIISAAAAQDAEQILKLQYLCFQSEAELYGNYRIDPLVQTLDSVRAEIATNLVFVARLGDEVVGSVRGSTDQDGTGQIARLCVHPRLQGHGLGARLLRAAESGLVDERSATRFRLHTGHRSEGNLRLYQRAGYALVGNETGRDGVRMILLEKDATAPAYVASA